A region from the Clavibacter sp. A6099 genome encodes:
- the miaA gene encoding tRNA (adenosine(37)-N6)-dimethylallyltransferase MiaA codes for MIPIVAVVGATGTGKSGLSLHIAERLRSQGRAAEIVNADAMQLYRGMDIGTAKLPEAERGDVPHHMLDVLDVTAEATVAAYQEEARGVITGILERGAVPILVGGSGLYVSSVLFDYEFPGTDPEIRRRLERELAETGPGMLHRRLRELDPAAAQRIGAHNGRRLVRALEVVEITGPQPERASAEPRPWHPARILALTLPREELVPRLDARVSGMWADGLVDEVAGLLPAGLADGVTASRAIGYAQAARQLAGELTEEEAMEETRALTRRYARRQVSWFGRYADAVRLDARDERLLENSLDALPAARP; via the coding sequence GTGATCCCGATCGTCGCGGTCGTCGGCGCCACCGGCACCGGCAAGTCCGGGCTGTCCCTCCACATCGCGGAACGGCTGCGGTCGCAGGGTCGCGCTGCGGAGATCGTCAACGCGGACGCCATGCAGCTGTACCGCGGCATGGACATCGGCACGGCCAAGCTGCCGGAGGCCGAACGTGGTGATGTGCCGCACCACATGCTCGACGTCCTCGACGTGACCGCCGAGGCGACCGTGGCCGCGTACCAGGAGGAGGCGCGCGGGGTGATCACCGGCATCCTCGAACGCGGTGCGGTCCCGATCCTCGTCGGCGGATCCGGACTCTACGTCTCGTCGGTCCTGTTCGACTACGAGTTCCCCGGCACGGACCCCGAGATCCGACGGCGCCTGGAGCGGGAGCTCGCGGAGACCGGGCCGGGCATGCTCCATCGACGCCTCCGGGAGCTCGACCCGGCCGCAGCCCAGCGGATCGGCGCGCACAACGGGCGGCGCCTCGTGCGCGCGCTGGAGGTCGTCGAGATCACGGGTCCGCAGCCGGAGCGTGCGTCCGCCGAGCCGCGCCCGTGGCACCCCGCGCGGATCCTGGCGCTCACGCTGCCGCGCGAGGAGCTCGTGCCGCGGCTCGACGCCCGCGTTTCCGGCATGTGGGCAGACGGCCTCGTCGACGAGGTCGCCGGGCTGCTGCCCGCGGGGCTCGCGGACGGTGTCACCGCGTCCCGCGCCATCGGCTACGCGCAGGCGGCGCGACAGCTCGCGGGGGAGCTCACCGAGGAGGAGGCGATGGAGGAGACGCGTGCGCTCACCCGTCGCTACGCGCGGCGGCAGGTGTCGTGGTTCGGTCGCTACGCCGACGCGGTGCGGCTCGACGCGCGCGACGAGCGGCTCCTCGAGAACTCGCTCGACGCCCTCCCGGCGGCGCGCCCGTAG
- the lexA gene encoding transcriptional repressor LexA translates to MTDERAAGGGATRRRKSLSDKQISILEFIQRTIAGQGYPPSMREIGDAVGLASLSSVTHQLNQLELSGYLRRDPNRPRALEVLIDLPGSGAAEGGEPSTPVGDAAMVPMVGRIAAGIPITAEQMVEEVFPLPRQLVGKGDLFMLRVVGDSMIDAAICDGDWVVVRQQKTAENGDIVAAMLDDEATVKVFRQRDGHTWLLPRNSAFEPILGDFAEVVGKVVAVMRSV, encoded by the coding sequence ATGACGGACGAGCGAGCGGCGGGAGGCGGCGCGACGAGGCGCCGCAAGAGCCTCAGCGACAAGCAGATCTCGATCCTGGAGTTCATCCAGCGCACCATCGCCGGCCAGGGCTACCCGCCGAGCATGCGCGAGATCGGCGACGCCGTCGGCCTCGCCTCGCTCTCGAGCGTCACGCACCAGCTCAACCAGCTCGAGCTCTCCGGCTACCTCCGACGGGACCCGAACAGGCCGCGCGCCCTCGAGGTCCTCATCGACCTCCCCGGCTCGGGCGCCGCGGAGGGCGGTGAGCCGTCGACGCCGGTGGGCGACGCCGCCATGGTGCCCATGGTCGGCCGCATCGCCGCCGGCATCCCCATCACCGCCGAGCAGATGGTGGAGGAGGTCTTCCCCCTCCCCCGGCAGCTCGTCGGCAAGGGCGACCTCTTCATGCTGCGGGTCGTCGGCGACTCGATGATCGACGCGGCCATCTGCGACGGCGACTGGGTCGTCGTCCGCCAGCAGAAGACCGCGGAGAACGGCGACATCGTCGCGGCCATGCTCGACGACGAGGCCACGGTGAAGGTCTTCCGCCAGCGCGACGGCCACACCTGGCTGCTCCCCCGCAACAGCGCGTTCGAGCCCATCCTCGGCGACTTCGCCGAGGTCGTCGGCAAGGTCGTGGCGGTCATGCGCTCCGTCTGA
- a CDS encoding CinA family protein, whose product MSAADDVPVEQLAERVIAALVASGRRMAVAESLTGGLLTAALVGVPGASRALLGGIVSYDTALKRTILGVESSILAVHGAVHPDVARQMARGVRQACAIDGRPADIGVSTTGAAGPDPQDGQPPGTAFVGLSIDGDSRAIALHLDGDRQAVRAGVVRAALEALVHALESGGNI is encoded by the coding sequence GTGAGCGCGGCGGACGACGTCCCCGTCGAGCAGCTCGCCGAGCGCGTCATCGCCGCCCTCGTGGCGAGCGGCCGGCGCATGGCGGTCGCGGAGTCGCTGACGGGCGGCCTGCTCACCGCCGCCCTCGTGGGAGTCCCCGGCGCCTCCCGGGCGCTCCTGGGCGGCATCGTGTCCTACGACACCGCCCTCAAGCGCACGATCCTCGGGGTCGAGTCCTCGATCCTCGCGGTCCACGGCGCGGTCCACCCTGACGTGGCGAGGCAGATGGCCCGCGGCGTGCGCCAGGCATGCGCGATCGACGGGCGCCCCGCCGACATCGGCGTGTCGACGACGGGCGCCGCCGGTCCGGACCCCCAGGACGGGCAGCCGCCGGGCACGGCCTTCGTCGGCCTGTCCATCGACGGCGACTCGCGCGCCATCGCGCTGCACCTCGACGGAGACCGCCAGGCGGTCCGCGCGGGTGTCGTCCGGGCGGCCCTCGAAGCCCTCGTCCACGCGCTCGAATCGGGCGGGAACATCTGA
- the pgsA gene encoding CDP-diacylglycerol--glycerol-3-phosphate 3-phosphatidyltransferase, with protein sequence MSERSASGTAGTGAPRIWRAGDSPASPWNVANVLTIVRILLAPVFVVLLVADDGADGPLRYAAAALFIVAIATDGVDGHIARSRNLVTDLGKLLDPIADKVLTGAALVMLSVLGELPWWVTIVILVRELGITAYRFAVLRDRVVAASRGGKLKTIAQAVAISVALLPSWDVVGDGMHVVNTVLMSIAFVLTVLSGLDYMRQALRAERAS encoded by the coding sequence ATGTCCGAGCGGAGCGCATCCGGCACCGCAGGCACCGGGGCGCCGCGCATCTGGCGCGCGGGCGACTCCCCGGCGAGCCCCTGGAACGTCGCCAACGTCCTCACGATCGTGCGGATCCTGCTCGCCCCCGTCTTCGTCGTCCTCCTCGTGGCGGACGACGGCGCCGACGGCCCGCTGCGGTACGCCGCCGCGGCCCTCTTCATCGTGGCCATCGCGACCGACGGCGTCGACGGGCACATCGCCCGCAGCCGCAACCTCGTCACCGACCTCGGCAAGCTCCTCGACCCCATCGCCGACAAGGTGCTCACGGGCGCGGCGCTCGTGATGCTCTCCGTGCTCGGCGAGCTGCCGTGGTGGGTCACCATCGTGATCCTCGTGCGCGAGCTCGGCATCACGGCGTACCGCTTCGCCGTGCTCCGCGACCGGGTGGTCGCGGCGTCCCGCGGCGGCAAGCTCAAGACGATCGCGCAGGCCGTGGCGATCAGCGTCGCGCTGCTCCCGTCGTGGGACGTGGTCGGCGACGGCATGCACGTCGTCAACACGGTGCTCATGTCGATCGCCTTCGTCCTCACGGTCCTCTCGGGCCTCGACTACATGCGCCAGGCGCTGCGGGCGGAGCGCGCGTCGTGA
- a CDS encoding regulatory protein RecX: protein MVRFPSEGEQGTGPGPDEIAPVASLAARRSRREAARPTVEPASPAAEPPAAQVAPTHPARGRTVTEVDGIVTIGAAVDASEAGRALAAQERIAEARRVLAEAEAQATRGSGDAAPAFPDGPRSEPASEDDSTPAAWRAEQERTERARAKAEQDEAYRKDMLRLEEDRVEDERREAEAEEERAAERTPERQRRRADNVLANRLRGRGLSLAEAREVLDGAEIDADIAEETLARYVSLQYIDEAALAEQILHTHLDRKGLGRRSVEMEMRRRKLDPLVIEEAMAEQPDDELARATEVAMKRVGQLSSYDDETAERRLTSFLMRRGYGGGVVRDAAKAALATRRGSSRVRFR from the coding sequence ATGGTCAGATTCCCCTCCGAGGGCGAGCAGGGCACGGGCCCCGGGCCCGACGAGATCGCGCCCGTCGCCTCACTCGCCGCGCGGCGTTCGCGGCGAGAGGCAGCCCGGCCGACCGTCGAGCCCGCGTCGCCCGCCGCGGAGCCGCCCGCGGCTCAGGTCGCGCCGACGCATCCCGCACGCGGCCGGACGGTCACCGAGGTGGACGGCATCGTCACGATCGGTGCCGCCGTCGACGCGTCGGAAGCCGGTCGTGCGCTCGCGGCGCAGGAGCGCATCGCGGAGGCGCGGCGAGTCCTCGCCGAGGCCGAGGCCCAGGCCACGCGAGGGTCGGGGGATGCGGCTCCCGCATTCCCCGACGGGCCCCGGTCCGAGCCGGCGTCCGAGGACGACTCGACCCCCGCCGCATGGCGCGCCGAGCAGGAGCGCACCGAGCGAGCGCGCGCCAAGGCGGAGCAGGACGAGGCGTACCGGAAGGACATGCTCCGGCTCGAGGAGGACCGCGTCGAGGACGAGCGTCGCGAGGCGGAGGCGGAGGAGGAGCGCGCTGCTGAGCGGACGCCCGAGCGGCAGCGGCGTCGGGCGGACAACGTCCTCGCCAACCGCCTACGCGGTCGAGGGCTCTCGCTCGCCGAGGCGCGCGAGGTGCTCGACGGTGCGGAGATCGACGCGGACATCGCGGAGGAGACGCTCGCCAGGTACGTCTCCCTGCAGTACATCGACGAGGCCGCGCTGGCGGAGCAGATCCTGCACACGCACCTCGACCGCAAGGGCCTCGGTCGGCGGTCGGTCGAGATGGAGATGCGCCGCCGCAAGCTCGATCCCCTCGTCATCGAGGAAGCCATGGCCGAGCAGCCCGACGACGAGCTCGCGCGCGCCACCGAGGTCGCGATGAAGCGCGTGGGTCAGCTCTCGTCGTACGACGACGAGACGGCCGAGCGGCGCCTGACTTCGTTCCTGATGCGCCGCGGCTACGGGGGTGGCGTCGTGCGCGATGCGGCGAAGGCCGCGCTCGCCACCCGCCGCGGCTCCTCCCGCGTGCGCTTCCGCTGA
- a CDS encoding class I SAM-dependent methyltransferase codes for MADAHYFSPSPAGPLRTRTITVELGGRTVDVETAGGVFSPEHVDQGSLVLLRSVPEPPAEGHLLDVGCGWGPVALDLAMRSPAATVWAVDVNERALALTRANAQTLGLENVNAVLPEDVPAHLEFAAVWSNPPIRVGKEALHGILLDWMPRLAPGADAWLVVQRNLGSDSLQRWLVDALPAGLETTRAASDKGFRVLRVHRADSGSDS; via the coding sequence ATGGCCGACGCGCATTACTTCTCCCCGTCGCCGGCCGGCCCCCTGCGCACGCGCACGATCACGGTCGAGCTCGGCGGACGCACGGTGGACGTCGAGACCGCCGGCGGCGTCTTCAGCCCCGAGCACGTCGACCAGGGCTCCCTGGTGCTGCTGCGCAGCGTCCCGGAGCCCCCTGCCGAGGGGCATCTGCTGGACGTGGGCTGCGGCTGGGGCCCCGTCGCGTTGGATCTGGCGATGCGGTCGCCGGCGGCCACCGTCTGGGCCGTCGACGTGAACGAGCGGGCGCTTGCGCTGACGCGGGCGAACGCCCAGACCCTCGGCCTCGAGAACGTCAACGCCGTGCTGCCCGAGGACGTCCCCGCGCATCTCGAGTTCGCCGCCGTCTGGTCGAACCCGCCGATCCGCGTCGGCAAGGAGGCGCTGCACGGCATCCTGCTCGACTGGATGCCGCGGCTCGCCCCGGGCGCGGACGCCTGGCTCGTGGTGCAGCGGAACCTCGGATCCGACTCGCTGCAGCGCTGGCTGGTCGATGCGCTGCCCGCGGGCCTCGAGACGACGCGTGCCGCGTCCGACAAGGGGTTCCGGGTGCTGCGCGTGCACCGCGCCGACAGCGGCTCCGACTCCTAG
- the recA gene encoding recombinase RecA, with protein sequence MASSADREKSLETALAQIDRQFGKGSVMRLGSDERAPVAVIPTGSVALDVALGIGGLPRGRIVEIYGPESSGKTTLTLHAIANAQRAGGIAAFIDAEHALDPEYAKKLGVDIDALLVSQPDTGEQALEIADMLVRSGSIDLVVIDSVAALVPRAEIEGEMGDSHVGLQARLMSQALRKLTGGLNQTQTTMIFINQLREKIGVFFGSPETTAGGKALKFYASVRLDIRRIETLKDGTDAVGNRTRVKVVKNKMAPPFKQAEFDILYGTGISREGSLIDFGVEHEIVRKSGAWYTYDGDQLGQGKENSRKHLLNNPEIAAEIEQKIKVKLGLVKDPNAVADAAADSAPAPVAAVAPKASARKSA encoded by the coding sequence ATGGCATCATCGGCAGACCGCGAGAAGTCACTCGAGACCGCGCTCGCACAGATCGACCGGCAGTTCGGCAAGGGCTCGGTCATGCGGCTGGGCAGCGACGAGCGCGCCCCCGTCGCCGTCATCCCCACCGGTTCCGTCGCGCTGGACGTCGCGCTCGGCATCGGCGGGCTCCCGCGCGGCCGCATCGTCGAGATCTACGGCCCGGAGTCCTCGGGAAAGACCACGCTCACGCTGCACGCCATCGCCAACGCGCAGCGCGCCGGCGGCATCGCGGCGTTCATCGACGCGGAGCACGCGCTCGACCCGGAGTACGCGAAGAAGCTCGGCGTCGACATCGACGCGCTCCTCGTCTCCCAGCCCGACACGGGTGAGCAGGCGCTCGAGATCGCCGACATGCTCGTGCGCTCGGGCTCCATCGACCTCGTCGTCATCGACTCCGTCGCGGCGCTCGTGCCGCGCGCCGAGATCGAGGGCGAGATGGGCGACTCGCACGTCGGCCTCCAGGCGCGGCTCATGTCGCAGGCGCTCCGCAAGCTCACCGGTGGGCTCAACCAGACGCAGACCACCATGATCTTCATCAACCAGCTGCGCGAGAAGATCGGCGTGTTCTTCGGCAGCCCCGAGACCACGGCGGGCGGCAAGGCGCTGAAGTTCTACGCGTCCGTGCGCCTCGACATCCGCCGCATCGAGACCCTGAAGGACGGCACCGACGCGGTCGGCAACCGCACCCGCGTCAAGGTCGTCAAGAACAAGATGGCACCGCCCTTCAAGCAGGCGGAGTTCGACATCCTCTACGGCACCGGCATCTCCCGCGAGGGCAGCCTCATCGACTTCGGCGTCGAGCACGAGATCGTCCGCAAGTCGGGCGCCTGGTACACCTACGACGGCGACCAGCTCGGCCAGGGCAAGGAGAACTCGCGCAAGCACCTCCTGAACAACCCGGAGATCGCCGCCGAGATCGAGCAGAAGATCAAGGTCAAGCTCGGCCTCGTGAAGGACCCGAACGCCGTCGCCGACGCCGCCGCGGATTCGGCTCCCGCGCCGGTCGCGGCCGTCGCGCCGAAGGCCTCCGCCCGCAAGAGCGCCTGA
- a CDS encoding helix-turn-helix domain-containing protein: protein MVLVRQEIGDVLRDFRLQKGRTLRQVASKASVALGYLSEVERGQKEASSEILASVADALDTPISVIMREVGDRLAVIEGLNPIPDTIPDDLVAGFDSDLVAR, encoded by the coding sequence GTGGTTCTAGTCCGTCAGGAGATCGGCGACGTCCTTCGCGACTTCCGCCTGCAGAAGGGGCGCACGCTCCGGCAGGTCGCCAGCAAGGCGAGCGTCGCCCTCGGGTACCTCAGCGAGGTCGAGCGGGGCCAGAAGGAGGCGTCGAGCGAGATCCTCGCGTCCGTCGCCGACGCGTTGGACACCCCCATCTCCGTCATCATGCGCGAGGTCGGCGACCGCCTCGCCGTCATCGAGGGTCTCAACCCCATCCCCGACACCATCCCCGACGACCTGGTCGCCGGCTTCGACAGCGACCTCGTCGCGCGCTGA
- a CDS encoding DUF3046 domain-containing protein, with amino-acid sequence MRLSEFQRAVSDEFGAGYGPVLVADLVLGDLGGRTCAQALKDGTPAREVWLALCRAQEVPRARWNGAGVPEPRA; translated from the coding sequence ATGCGACTGAGCGAGTTCCAACGGGCCGTCTCCGACGAGTTCGGCGCCGGCTACGGACCGGTGCTCGTCGCGGACCTCGTGCTCGGCGACCTCGGCGGGCGCACGTGCGCGCAGGCGCTGAAGGACGGTACGCCCGCCCGCGAGGTCTGGCTCGCCCTCTGCCGCGCGCAGGAGGTGCCGCGCGCGCGCTGGAACGGCGCCGGGGTGCCCGAGCCGCGCGCCTGA
- the miaB gene encoding tRNA (N6-isopentenyl adenosine(37)-C2)-methylthiotransferase MiaB, producing the protein MSTLAEHVRDAPPAAERPRTYEVRTYGCQMNVHDSERLTGSLEAAGYVSAEGAEADIVVINTCAVRENADNKLYGNLGHLAGVKRRHEGMQIAVGGCLAQKDRATVLEKAPWVDVVFGTHNMGALPTLLERARHNGEAQLEILESLETFPSTLPTKRDEIASGWVSISVGCNNTCTFCIVPALRGKEKDRRPGDILAEIQALVDDGAVEVTLLGQNVNSYGVEFGDRQAFGKLLRAAGAIEGLERIRFTSPHPAAFTDDVIDAMAETRAVMPQLHMPLQSGSDRVLKAMRRSYRSERFLGILDRVRTRIPDAAITTDIIVGFPGETEEDFQETLRVVEAARFSSAFTFQYSIRPGTPAATMEEQVPADVVKERYGRLTALQERISHEENERVVGRTVEVLVSAHEGRKDGDTRRVTGRAQDGRLVHLDVPAGSGEPRPGDAVEVEITRAAPFHLIADSVDQAPLRIRRTRAGDAWERAQADSCGVPAPAAGASSNGAPRVSLGLPSLRVPTIASAGAVDGSAHPRHRA; encoded by the coding sequence ATGAGCACCCTCGCCGAGCACGTCCGCGACGCCCCGCCCGCAGCTGAGCGGCCCCGGACGTACGAGGTCCGCACCTACGGGTGCCAGATGAACGTGCACGACTCGGAGCGGCTCACGGGATCGCTCGAGGCCGCCGGTTACGTGTCGGCCGAGGGCGCCGAGGCCGACATCGTCGTCATCAACACGTGCGCCGTCCGCGAGAACGCGGACAACAAGCTCTACGGCAACCTCGGCCATCTCGCCGGTGTGAAGCGCCGGCACGAGGGCATGCAGATCGCCGTCGGCGGATGCCTCGCGCAGAAGGACCGGGCGACCGTCCTCGAGAAGGCGCCCTGGGTCGACGTCGTCTTCGGCACCCACAACATGGGCGCCCTGCCGACGCTGCTCGAACGTGCGCGGCACAACGGCGAAGCGCAGCTCGAGATCCTGGAGAGCCTCGAGACGTTCCCGTCCACGCTGCCCACGAAGCGCGACGAGATCGCGAGCGGGTGGGTGTCGATCTCGGTGGGGTGCAACAACACCTGCACGTTCTGCATCGTGCCCGCCCTGCGCGGCAAGGAGAAGGACCGACGGCCGGGCGACATCCTCGCCGAGATCCAGGCGCTCGTGGACGACGGCGCCGTCGAGGTCACCCTGCTCGGCCAGAACGTCAACTCCTACGGCGTCGAGTTCGGCGACCGGCAGGCGTTCGGCAAGCTGCTCCGCGCCGCGGGCGCCATCGAGGGCCTCGAGCGCATCCGCTTCACGAGCCCGCACCCGGCCGCCTTCACCGACGACGTGATCGACGCGATGGCCGAGACGCGGGCCGTGATGCCGCAGCTGCACATGCCGCTGCAGTCCGGATCCGATCGTGTCCTCAAGGCGATGCGCCGGTCGTACCGGTCCGAGCGCTTCCTCGGGATCCTCGACCGCGTGCGCACGCGCATCCCGGACGCGGCGATCACGACCGACATCATCGTCGGCTTCCCCGGCGAGACGGAGGAGGACTTCCAGGAGACCCTCCGCGTCGTCGAGGCGGCCCGCTTCTCGTCCGCGTTCACGTTCCAGTACTCGATCCGCCCGGGGACTCCGGCCGCGACGATGGAGGAGCAGGTGCCCGCCGATGTCGTGAAGGAGCGCTACGGACGCCTCACCGCGCTCCAGGAGCGCATCAGCCACGAGGAGAACGAGCGTGTCGTCGGCCGCACGGTCGAGGTGCTGGTCAGCGCGCACGAGGGTCGCAAGGACGGCGACACCCGCCGGGTCACGGGGCGCGCGCAGGACGGCCGCCTCGTCCACCTCGACGTGCCCGCGGGCAGCGGCGAGCCGCGGCCAGGAGACGCCGTCGAGGTCGAGATCACGCGGGCGGCGCCGTTCCACCTCATCGCGGACTCGGTCGACCAGGCCCCGCTGCGCATCCGCCGCACCCGGGCGGGCGACGCGTGGGAGCGCGCGCAGGCCGACTCCTGCGGCGTGCCCGCGCCCGCGGCAGGCGCCAGCTCGAACGGTGCACCGCGCGTCTCGCTCGGGCTGCCCTCGCTCCGCGTGCCGACCATCGCATCCGCGGGCGCGGTCGACGGGTCCGCGCACCCGCGCCACCGCGCGTGA
- the dapF gene encoding diaminopimelate epimerase yields MADLQFTKGQGTGNDFVLFADPAGEIDLTDTQVQALCDRHFGIGADGTIRAVLSSRIPEGRAALEEDPDAEWFMDYRNVDGSPAEMCGNGIRVFTLFLIENGLIELPPGRTIPIGTRAGVRDVQRSGSGFQVDLGRWELAGGEPLVRAKDLQVARPGLGIDVGNPHVVVALSSEDELAEADLAFVPQLDPEPAAGANVELVVPADPLVVDGVGHITMRVHERGSGETLSCGTGAAAAALATRHWAGAAAPHQWRVQLPGGALGVRMFPTEDGEHVGLSGPAELVFDGVVALA; encoded by the coding sequence ATGGCAGACCTGCAGTTCACCAAGGGCCAGGGCACGGGCAACGACTTCGTGCTGTTCGCGGATCCCGCGGGCGAGATCGACCTGACCGACACGCAGGTGCAGGCCCTCTGCGACCGCCACTTCGGCATCGGCGCCGACGGGACGATACGCGCGGTGCTCTCGAGTCGCATCCCCGAGGGCCGCGCCGCCCTCGAGGAGGATCCGGACGCCGAGTGGTTCATGGACTACCGCAACGTCGACGGCAGCCCCGCCGAGATGTGCGGCAACGGGATCCGCGTCTTCACGCTCTTCCTCATCGAGAACGGCCTCATCGAGCTGCCCCCGGGACGCACGATCCCCATCGGCACCCGGGCTGGTGTCCGCGACGTCCAGCGCAGCGGATCCGGCTTCCAGGTCGACCTCGGCCGCTGGGAGCTGGCGGGGGGCGAGCCCCTCGTGCGCGCCAAGGACCTCCAGGTCGCGCGTCCGGGCCTCGGCATCGACGTCGGCAACCCGCACGTGGTGGTCGCGCTGTCGAGCGAGGACGAGCTCGCGGAGGCCGACCTCGCGTTCGTGCCGCAGCTGGATCCCGAGCCCGCCGCCGGCGCGAACGTCGAGCTGGTGGTGCCGGCGGATCCGCTCGTCGTCGACGGGGTGGGCCACATCACCATGCGCGTCCACGAGCGCGGGAGCGGCGAGACGCTGAGCTGCGGGACCGGCGCCGCGGCGGCGGCCCTCGCGACGCGGCACTGGGCGGGCGCCGCAGCACCGCACCAGTGGCGCGTGCAGCTGCCGGGCGGTGCGCTCGGCGTCCGCATGTTCCCGACGGAGGACGGCGAGCACGTGGGCCTGTCGGGACCGGCCGAGCTGGTCTTCGACGGGGTCGTGGCGCTGGCCTGA
- the hflX gene encoding GTPase HflX → MTTHDEHDHEPADTTTTSTENTDRDDVVARVLGRAENRSAGYALFRGSGAQALSANPDTEQGSDGDQSERADRQALRRVPGLSTELEDVTEVEYRQLRLENVVLIGVYSQGSVDDAENSMRELAALAETAGAVVLDGLLQRRPTPDPSTYFGRGKAEELRALVAAVGADTVIADTELAPSQRRALEDVVKVKVIDRTAVILDIFSQHAKSREGKAQVELAQLQYLLPRLRGWGDSMSRQAGGQVGGAGAGMGSRGPGETKIELDRRRINTRMARLRKQIAAMKPARDTKRANRDRHSVPSVAIVGYTNAGKSSLLNRVTKAGVLVENALFATLDATVRKTETDQGQLYTLADTVGFVRNLPHQLVEAFRSTLEELADSDVLVHVVDASHPDPAAQLATVHEVIAEVDASSIPEIVVFNKSDLASDGDRVVLRGLAPKGVFVSARTGEGVEELRRRIAELLPQPTIEVDLLVPFEHGEVVAMLHDGAKVLETSYVEEGTRVRALVTAEQQAQVQAYSVVPAV, encoded by the coding sequence ATGACAACGCACGACGAGCACGACCACGAGCCCGCGGACACGACGACGACGTCCACCGAGAACACCGACCGGGACGACGTCGTCGCGCGCGTCCTGGGCCGAGCGGAGAACCGGTCGGCCGGCTACGCGCTCTTCCGCGGGTCCGGTGCGCAGGCCCTGTCCGCGAACCCCGACACCGAGCAGGGATCGGACGGCGACCAGAGCGAGCGCGCCGACCGCCAGGCGCTGCGCCGGGTCCCCGGCCTCTCCACCGAGCTCGAGGACGTCACCGAGGTCGAGTACCGGCAGCTGCGCCTCGAGAACGTCGTGCTCATCGGCGTGTATTCGCAGGGGTCCGTCGACGACGCCGAGAACAGCATGCGCGAGCTCGCGGCCCTCGCGGAGACCGCGGGCGCGGTCGTGCTCGACGGCCTCCTGCAGCGCCGTCCCACGCCGGATCCCAGCACCTACTTCGGCCGAGGCAAGGCCGAGGAGCTGCGCGCGCTCGTGGCGGCGGTCGGCGCGGACACGGTCATCGCGGACACCGAGCTCGCCCCGAGCCAGCGGCGTGCGCTCGAGGACGTGGTGAAGGTCAAGGTCATCGACCGCACCGCGGTGATCCTCGACATCTTCAGCCAGCACGCCAAGAGCCGAGAGGGCAAGGCGCAGGTCGAGCTCGCGCAGCTGCAGTACCTCCTCCCGCGCCTCCGCGGGTGGGGCGACTCGATGTCGCGTCAGGCAGGTGGACAGGTCGGAGGCGCGGGCGCGGGCATGGGATCGCGCGGTCCGGGTGAGACCAAGATCGAGCTCGACCGTCGGCGCATCAACACGCGCATGGCGCGACTCCGCAAGCAGATCGCCGCCATGAAGCCCGCGCGCGACACCAAGCGCGCCAACCGCGACCGGCACTCGGTGCCCTCGGTCGCGATCGTCGGGTACACCAACGCCGGGAAGTCGTCGCTGCTCAACCGCGTCACGAAGGCGGGCGTGCTCGTCGAGAACGCGCTGTTCGCGACCCTCGACGCGACGGTGCGGAAGACCGAGACCGACCAGGGTCAGCTCTACACGCTGGCCGACACCGTCGGCTTCGTGCGCAACCTGCCGCACCAGCTGGTCGAGGCCTTCCGCTCGACGCTGGAGGAGCTCGCCGACTCCGACGTGCTCGTGCACGTCGTCGACGCGTCGCACCCGGATCCCGCTGCCCAGCTCGCGACCGTGCACGAGGTCATCGCGGAGGTCGACGCCTCGTCCATCCCCGAGATCGTCGTGTTCAACAAGAGCGACCTCGCCTCCGACGGCGACCGCGTCGTGCTGCGCGGCCTGGCACCGAAGGGCGTCTTCGTCTCGGCCCGCACGGGCGAGGGCGTCGAGGAGCTGCGTCGCCGGATCGCGGAGCTCCTGCCGCAGCCGACCATCGAGGTCGACCTCCTGGTGCCGTTCGAGCACGGCGAGGTCGTCGCCATGCTCCACGACGGGGCGAAGGTGCTCGAGACCTCCTACGTCGAGGAGGGCACGCGCGTGCGCGCGCTCGTGACGGCCGAGCAGCAGGCCCAGGTCCAGGCCTACTCGGTCGTGCCCGCGGTCTGA